The Lactuca sativa cultivar Salinas chromosome 2, Lsat_Salinas_v11, whole genome shotgun sequence genome includes a window with the following:
- the LOC111891924 gene encoding ABC transporter B family member 15 codes for MSKHNTQTSRKVSNGSFRSIFMHADGADMFLMTFGFLGAVGDGISTPTMFYFTSTIMNSIGDFSSLSNDVFIDKINKNAEYLCFLAIGKFIACFLEGYCWARTAERQASRLRSDYLKAVLRQEVAYFDLNVTSTAEIITSVSSDSLVIQEVISEKVPVFVMYVSLFCGAYAAAFILLWRLAIVALPFIIVLVIPGLIYGRVLMRLSRKMREEYNKAGAVAEQAISSVRTVYSFVGENKSLTEYSAALEGSFKLGLKQGLAKGLAIGSNSVSYIVWSFLIWYGSRLVMYHGARGGTVFAVGAVITFGGVSLGSALSNVRYFSDAMAASERIREVIKRVPEIDSDNMEGEILQQVSGEVEFKNVKFAYPSRPESVIFKDFNLKVPAGKTVALVGGSGSGKSTVIALLQRFYDPQGGEICVDGLRIEKLQLKWLRSQMGLVSQEPALFATTVKENILFGKEDASMDEIIEASKASNAHNFISQLPQAYDTQVGERGIQMSGGQKQRIAIARAIIKSPRILLLDEATSALDSESERVVQDALDRASVGRTTIIIAHRLSTIRNANMIVVVQDGQVVESGHHDHLIQLENGLYTSLIRLQETKQNDEPITHSPLGPSSVSSTYDVHNTSSRRRSINVSRSNSVNHGAEDKFASQTNQVFPVPSFKRLLAMNIPEFRQALYGSLGAILFGAVQPVYSFGMGSMISVYFLVDHDEIKHKTTMYSLWFAGLAIFTMVINIIQHYNFAAMGEHLTKRVREKMLSKILSFEIGWFDQDENSTGALCSRLAKDANVVRSLVGDRCSLLIQTFSAVTVAFILGLVIAWRLALVMIAVQPLVIIGFYSKRVLLKTMSQKAMKAQEESSKLAVEAVSNLRTVTAFSSQPRILKMLQETQKAPMRESIRQAWYAGFGLALTQSLMPCTWALDFWYAGKLISAGQLGAKALFQTYLILVSTGRTIADAGTMTNDLAKGSDAVQSVFAVLDRHTLIEPDDAAGKKSDIITGHIEIRDVDFAYPARPNVMVFKGFSIDIEAGKSTALVGQSGSGKSTIIGLIERFYDPMKGVVKIDGRDIRAYHLRTLRKYIALVSQEPALFAGTIRENIIYGASETVSESEVIEAAKAANAHDFIAVLKDGYDTQCGDRGIQLSGGQKQRVAIARAILKNPSVLLLDEATSALDSQSEKVVQDALERMMVGRTSVVVAHRLSTIQSCNTIAVLEKGKVVEKGNHSSLLAKGPSGAYYMLVSLQKPNSG; via the exons ATGAGTAAACACAACACCCAGACCAGCAGGAAAGTCAGCAATGGATCATTCCGATCGATTTTCATGCATGCCGACGGTGCCGACATGTTTTTGATGACCTTTGGGTTTTTAGGTGCCGTCGGCGACGGAATTTCGACGCCGACCATGTTTTATTTTACCAGCACCATCATGAACAGCATTGGAGACTTCTCTTCTCTATCCAACGATGTTTTCATCGACAAAATCAACAAG AATGCAGAATATCTTTGTTTCTTAGCTATTGGGAAATTTATAGCATGTTTTCTTG AGGGGTATTGCTGGGCAAGAACAGCAGAGAGGCAAGCATCAAGATTGAGGTCGGATTATTTGAAAGCGGTTTTAAGGCAAGAAGTGGCGTATTTCGACTTGAATGTAACAAGCACAGCAGAGATCATTACAAGTGTTTCCAGTGATAGTCTCGTGATTCAAGAAGTCATCAGCGAAAAGGTGCCTGTGTTCGTGATGTATGTATCTCTTTTTTGTGGGGCATATGCTGCGGCGTTTATATTGCTATGGAGGCTAGCAATTGTTGCGCTTCCATttattatagttttagttatacCTGGTTTGATTTATGGAAGAGTTCTGATGAGGTTATCAAGAAAGATGAGGGAGGAGTACAATAAGGCTGGTGCGGTGGCGGAACAGGCGATTTCTTCCGTGAGGACTGTTTATTCATTTGTTGGTGAAAATAAGAGCTTAACAGAGTACTCAGCTGCTCTTGAAGGAAGCTTTAAATTGGGTTTAAAACAGGGTTTAGCCAAAGGATTAGCGATTGGCAGCAATAGTGTGTCTTATATCGTCTGGTCTTTCTTGATTTGGTATGGTAGTAGGCTGGTGATGTATCATGGAGCTAGAGGTGGAACTGTGTTTGCTGTTGGAGCTGTCATCACCTTTGGTGGAGT ATCACTGGGATCTGCATTATCGAACGTGAGGTACTTTTCCGATGCAATGGCTGCTAGTGAACGTATAAGGGAAGTGATCAAAAGAGTTCCGGAGATCGATTCAGATAACATGGAAGGGGAGATATTACAACAAGTATCCGGAGAAGTGGAATTCAAGAACGTGAAGTTTGCGTACCCATCAAGGCCGGAATCGGTGATATTCAAAGACTTTAACTTAAAAGTTCCGGCAGGGAAGACGGTGGCGTTGGTAGGTGGGAGTGGATCTGGTAAATCGACTGTGATTGCATTGTTGCAGAGGTTTTATGATCCTCAAGGAGGAGAGATTTGTGTTGATGGGTTGAGAATTGAAAAGCTTCAATTAAAATGGCTAAGATCACAAATGGGTTTGGTGAGTCAGGAGCCCGCTCTATTTGCGACAACGGTAAAAGAGAATATACTTTTTGGCAAGGAAGATGcctccatggatgaaatcattgAAGCTTCCAAAGCTTCAAACGCTCATAACTTCATCTCCCAGTTGCCTCAGGCCTATGACACACAG GTTGGAGAAAGAGGAATTCAGATGTCAGGCGGACAAAAGCAAAGAATTGCTATTGCCCGTGCAATAATCAAGTCGCCTCGTATTCTTCTTTTGGACGAGGCGACAAGCGCACTAGACTCTGAATCAGAACGAGTCGTTCAGGACGCACTTGATCGTGCGTCTGTTGGTCGAACGACAATCATCATAGCTCATCGCCTTTCTACAATTAGAAACGCCAACATGATAGTGGTGGTCCAGGATGGCCAGGTGGTCGAGTCTGGCCACCATGACCACCTCATTCAACTTGAAAATGGTCTCTACACATCCCTCATTCGCCTCCAAGAAACCAAACAAAATGATGAACCCATTACTCATTCCCCACTTGGACCTTCATCGGTCTCCTCCACATATGATGTCCACAACACGAGCAGTCGTCGAAGGTCAATTAATGTGAGTCGGTCAAATTCGGTCAACCATGGTGCAGAAGACAAATTTGCTTCACAGACAAACCAAGTATTTCCGGTACCTTCTTTCAAGAGACTTTTAGCAATGAATATTCCTGAATTTAGGCAAGCATTGTATGGGAGCTTGGGTGCTATTTTATTTGGTGCAGTTCAACCAGTTTATTCTTTTGGAATGGGGTCTATGATATCAGTGTATTTCTTGGTTGATCATGATGAGATCAAACACAAAACGACGATGTATTCACTATGGTTTGCTGGTCTAGCAATTTTCACGATGGTAATAAACATCATTCAGCATTATAATTTTGCAGCCATGGGTGAGCACTTGACCAAGAGGGTCCGCGAAAAGATGTTGTCAAAGATACTCTCTTTTGAAATCGGGTGGTTCGATCAGGATGAAAATTCAACCGGAGCCCTCTGTTCCAGGCTAGCTAAAGATGCCAATGTG GTGCGATCTTTGGTGGGTGATCGATGTTCACTTCTAATTCAAACATTCTCTGCCGTGACGGTTGCTTTCATATTAGGGTTGGTGATTGCATGGAGATTGGCATTAGTTATGATTGCTGTTCAGCCACTTGTAATTATAGGCTTCTATAGCAAACGTGTTTTGTTAAAAACTATGTCACAAAAAGCCATGAAAGCACAAGAAGAAAGTAGTAAGCTAGCAGTGGAAGCCGTCTCAAATTTGCGCACAGTCACTGCCTTTTCTTCTCAACCACGAATCCTGAAGATGCTCCAAGAAACCCAAAAAGCACCAATGCGTGAAAGCATCCGACAAGCATGGTATGCTGGATTCGGGCTCGCGCTTACTCAAAGTCTTATGCCTTGTACTTGGGCTCTGGACTTTTGGTATGCTGGGAAATTGATTAGCGCTGGTCAACTTGGAGCTAAAGCGCTTTTCCAGACGTATTTGATATTAGTAAGCACAGGCAGGACAATTGCGGATGCAGGGACCATGACAAATGATTTAGCCAAAGGGTCTGATGCGGTGCAGTCTGTGTTTGCGGTTTTGGACCGTCACACCTTAATAGAGCCCGATGATGCTGCTGGTAAAAAGTCGGATATCATTACAGGCCACATAGAGATACGTGATGTGGACTTCGCTTACCCTGCTCGGCCTAATGTCATGGTATTTAAAGGATTCTCGATCGATATTGAAGCTGGGAAATCAACTGCATTGGTGGGACAAAGTGGGTCTGGGAAATCGACCATTATCGGGCTTATTGAGCGTTTTTACGACCCAATGAAAGGAGTTGTGAAGATCGATGGAAGAGATATAAGGGCATACCATTTAAGAACTTTGAGGAAATATATCGCACTTGTGAGCCAAGAGCCAGCGTTATTCGCTGGTACTATACGTGAAAACATCATATACGGGGCATCCGAGACGGTTAGTGAATCGGAGGTCATTGAGGCTGCTAAAGCAGCCAATGCTCATGATTTCATAGCAGTTTTGAAAGACGGATATGACACACAGTGTGGTGACCGAGGGATACAACTCTCTGGAGGACAAAAACAACGTGTTGCTATAGCCCGTGCCATATTAAAAAATCCATCAGTGTTGTTACTAGATGAAGCCACGAGTGCATTAGATAGTCAATCAGAGAAAGTAGTACAAGATGCATTAGAGCGAATGATGGTCGGGAGGACTAGTGTGGTGGTGGCCCACCGCTTGAGTACCATACAAAGTTGCAACACAATTGCGGTTTTGGAGAAAGGGAAGGTGGTCGAGAAAGGTAACCATAGTTCATTGTTAGCGAAAGGGCCTAGTGGAGCTTACTACATGTTGGTTAGTCTTCAAAAGCCTAATTCTGGTTAA